The following proteins are co-located in the Heteronotia binoei isolate CCM8104 ecotype False Entrance Well chromosome 21, APGP_CSIRO_Hbin_v1, whole genome shotgun sequence genome:
- the CHST1 gene encoding carbohydrate sulfotransferase 1, with amino-acid sequence MQCSWKAVLLLALASIAIQYTAIRTFTTKSFHSCPVPNPMNCSLNQETESADRLCDESPTFIYNISKKTHVLILATTRSGSSFVGQLFNQHFDVFYLFEPLYHVQYTLIPKLTQTKGSTDRRIMLGAGRDLLRSLYDCDLYFLENYIKPPPVNHTTDRLFRRGASKALCSPPVCETLTTIDIPLEEGDCVKKCGTLNLTLATESCKDHGHVAIKTVRVPEVSDLRALVEDPRLNLKIIQLVRDPRGILASRSETFRDTYRLWRIWDGTGRKPYNLDVTQLTTVCEDFLNSVSTGLNRPAWLKGKYMLVRYEDLARNPLKKTEEMYEFLGIPMDSNVERWIQNNTRGDRSAAKHKYGTVRNSAATAEKWRFRLSFEIVAFTQNACQQVLVQLGYKLVSSEEELKNLSISLVEERDFLPFW; translated from the coding sequence ATGCAATGTTCCTGGAAGGCTGTCCTCCTACTTGCTTTGGCCTCTATAGCTATCCAGTACACAGCCATCCGCACCTTCACCACCAAGTCCTTCCACAGCTGCCCTGTACCCAACCCAATGAACTGCAGCCTGAATCAGGAGACTGAATCAGCTGACAGGCTTTGTGATGAGAGCCCCACCTTTATATATAATATTTCCAAGAAGACACATGTCCTCATCTTGGCCACAACCAGAAGTGGTTCCTCTTTTGTCGGGCAGCTCTTTAACCAACATTTTGATGTCTTCTATTTATTTGAACCCCTTTACCATGTCCAGTACACTTTGATCCCAAAGTTGACGCAGACCAAGGGCTCCACAGATAGGCGGATCATGCTGGGAGCTGGCCGAGATTTGCTGAGGAGCCTCTACGACTGTGATCTCTACTTCCTGGAAAATTACATTAAGCCCCCACCGGTGAACCATACAACAGACAGGCTATTCCGCCGGGGAGCCAGCAAGGCACTGTGCTCCCCACCAGTTTGTGAAACACTGACAACCATTGATATTCCGCTGGAGGAAGGAGACTGTGTGAAAAAATGTGGCACCTTGAACCTAACACTGGCAACTGAGTCATGCAAAGATCATGGGCATGTTGCTATCAAAACTGTCCGGGTGCCTGAGGTCAGTGACCTTCGGGCCTTGGTAGAGGACCCCAGGCTCAATCTGAAAATCATACAATTAGTGAGGGACCCCAGGGGTATCCTTGCCTCCAGGAGTGAGACATTTCGAGACACTTACAGACTTTGGCGTATCTGGGATGGCACAGGCCGGAAACCCTATAACCTGGATGTGACACAGCTCACTACTGTCTGTGAGGACTTCTTGAACTCCGTTTCCACTGGGCTAAACCGGCCAGCTTGGCTCAAGGGCAAGTACATGTTGGTAAGGTATGAAGACCTAGCTAGGAATCCTTTGAAAAAGACAGAGGAGATGTATGAATTCCTGGGCATCCCCATGGACAGCAATGTGGAACGATGGATACAGAATAACACAAGAGGGGACAGGTCTGCAGCCAAACACAAATATGGGACTGTCCGAAACTCAGCAGCAACTGCCGAGAAGTGGCGGTTCCGCCTTTCCTTTGAAATTGTGGCATTCACGCAGAACGCCTGCCAGCAGGTGTTGGTCCAACTAGGTTATAAACTGGTGTCCTCTGAAGAGGAGTTAAAGAACCTTTCCATCAGCCTTGTGGAAGAAAGGGACTTCTTGCCCTTCTGGTAA